In a genomic window of Scyliorhinus torazame isolate Kashiwa2021f chromosome 5, sScyTor2.1, whole genome shotgun sequence:
- the LOC140421473 gene encoding uncharacterized protein isoform X2 gives MEKPWKCEDCGKGFRAPSQLEIHQRSHTGERPFTCSKCGKGFTQFSSLQAHQRVHTAERPFTCSQCGKGFTHVSNLRRHQRVHTGQRPFTCSQCGKGFSQVSNLQSHQRVHTGERPFTCSQCGKGFSQVSNLQSHQRVHTGERPFTCSQCGKGFTDVSNLRRHQRVHTGQRPFTCSQCGKGFTQLSHLRRHQRVHTGQRPFTCSQCGKGFTQLSHLRRHQRVHTGQRPFTCSQCGKGFTQLSHLRRHQRVHTGERPSTSQCETGLHVSPHLL, from the coding sequence atggagaaaccgtggaaatgtgaggactgtgggaagggattcagagccccatctcagctggagattcatcaacgcagtcacactggggagaggccgttcacctgctcaaaatgtgggaagggatttactcagttctccagcctgcaggctcaccagcgagttcacactgcggagaggccattcacctgctctcaatgtgggaagggatttactcacgtatccaacctgcggaggcaccagcgagttcacactgggcagaggccgttcacctgctctcagtgtgggaaaggatttagtcaagtatccaacctgcagtcacaccagcgagttcacactggagagaggccgttcacctgctctcaatgtgggaaaggatttagtcaagtatccaacctgcagtcacaccagcgagttcacactggagagaggccattcacctgctctcaatgtgggaaaggatttactgacgtatccaacctgcggaggcaccagcgagttcacactgggcagaggccgttcacctgctctcagtgtgggaaaggattcactcagttatcccacctgcggagacaccagcgagttcacactgggcagaggccgttcacctgctctcagtgtgggaaaggattcactcagttatcccacctgcggagacaccagcgagttcacactgggcagaggccgttcacctgctctcagtgtgggaaaggattcactcagttatcccacctgcggagacaccagcgagttcacactggggagaggccgtccacttcacaatgtgagacgggattgcatgtttcaccacacctgctgtga